One region of Cydia pomonella isolate Wapato2018A chromosome 9, ilCydPomo1, whole genome shotgun sequence genomic DNA includes:
- the LOC133520965 gene encoding uncharacterized protein LOC133520965: MVTERRILLFLTTTVLWLSPGHGMPNRRSLEESEDECESAHDTLLCGSNDVTYLNLCEFQKALDKDPTIKIIENGACFCDPKEGHEWDPICASNGQSYANNCELEKARKTERLLIRHLGLCNAMLKRNTITYRELQKVKLWSSFMPKKLFVSLSSRDLADGPRDIKANDKKKRAKKEETFAFGHPSKRIKKNHDTKKEG, translated from the coding sequence CCGTATTGTGGTTATCTCCCGGGCACGGTATGCCAAACCGGCGATCCCTCGAAGAGTCCGAAGACGAGTGCGAATCCGCTCACGACACACTCTTGTGTGGGTCCAACGATGTCACCTACTTAAACTTATGCGAGTTTCAAAAAGCTCTCGACAAAGATCCGACGATAAAAATTATAGAAAACGGAGCATGTTTCTGTGATCCAAAAGAAGGCCATGAATGGGATCCGATATGTGCGTCAAACGGTCAGTCGTACGCAAACAACTGCGAATTAGAAAAAGCAAGGAAGACTGAAAGATTGCTGATACGGCATCTCGGTTTATGTAATGCAATGCTAAAGAGAAATACGATAACGTACAGAGAACTGCAAAAGGTAAAGTTGTGGAGTTCATTCATGCccaaaaaactttttgtttCCCTTAGTAGCCGCGATTTGGCTGACGGACCTCGTGATATTAAAGCGAACGATAAAAAGAAACGTGCCAAAAAAGAAGAAACTTTTGCATTTGGTCATCCTAGTAAGAGAATTAAGAAAAATCACGATACAAAAAAAGAGGGTTAG